Proteins encoded together in one Rhizobium bangladeshense window:
- a CDS encoding succinoglycan biosynthesis protein exop, which translates to MYDIRARSSFQDRAAAGQRHFDDAYRLPRTKGADIASPEAELLRAIGRALEEQRAKAAGPAPLVDRIETILGNRLQAANDIGSPLAPGPAGHAEPSAAIEEPAIPLQPLTAIRGDLAGPRPAPPRRRAGRFGLVMTVVAGTILGAGLSSTMPVSPALYRAETTLAVKTDAASRAAFTQAAAKGLLSGRMVASTVAALKLDRDPEFAGSSANALGVAFDLLSATGAAADPASRAEATLKQAIEIVPDAVAGTILVRVTTGDSGKSMRIAARLAEAVSAGSGRGRSAETDAALRKAYDEAKAELAAFTAKSGEGNVKVAIDLRRQIDRLDADLKEADQNILAAKAQADRLKAAKLAGVLDGSLPSDMLSPALQDWRDKYAVARTTLAQLSAELGPRHPRLLQQQAETEGLKENMGRELARLTQLANAAAKAAVDARKSLNDRRNTLIAQSRDTGVDLSRLIELREKASAARSRLEDAGPASGAADGGDMTVLKPPLASTVSATNSLTGRALAGAAAGLAIGLALAFLLSLRKAVAVPASEMPVPPSVPSPPPSPVPAAVDEIEVLRSEISGLRDRLRFHVMETRQPLR; encoded by the coding sequence ATGTACGATATCAGGGCCAGAAGCAGCTTTCAGGATCGCGCAGCCGCGGGGCAGCGTCACTTTGACGATGCCTATCGCCTACCGCGGACGAAGGGGGCAGATATCGCCTCGCCCGAGGCCGAACTCTTGCGCGCCATCGGCCGCGCGCTGGAAGAGCAGCGCGCAAAAGCGGCCGGCCCGGCGCCGCTCGTCGACCGCATCGAAACCATCCTTGGCAATCGCCTGCAGGCCGCCAACGACATCGGCAGTCCTCTTGCGCCGGGGCCGGCCGGTCATGCAGAGCCGAGCGCTGCGATCGAAGAACCGGCAATTCCCCTTCAACCGCTCACCGCAATTCGTGGAGACCTTGCTGGGCCCCGACCGGCACCGCCGCGTCGGCGCGCCGGTCGCTTTGGCCTCGTCATGACGGTGGTTGCCGGGACGATTCTCGGCGCGGGCCTGTCGTCGACGATGCCGGTCTCGCCGGCCCTCTACCGGGCCGAGACGACGCTCGCGGTAAAGACGGATGCGGCAAGCCGCGCCGCCTTCACGCAGGCTGCGGCGAAGGGGCTGCTATCGGGGCGCATGGTGGCCTCGACGGTCGCTGCGCTGAAACTTGATCGCGATCCGGAGTTTGCCGGCTCCAGTGCCAATGCTCTCGGTGTTGCGTTCGATCTCCTCTCGGCCACCGGTGCTGCAGCCGATCCGGCCTCACGCGCCGAGGCCACGCTGAAACAGGCGATCGAGATCGTGCCCGATGCCGTCGCCGGCACGATCCTCGTCAGGGTGACGACCGGCGACAGCGGCAAATCCATGCGTATCGCCGCACGGCTTGCCGAAGCGGTTTCCGCAGGCAGCGGCCGCGGCCGGAGCGCTGAAACCGACGCCGCTCTACGCAAGGCCTATGACGAGGCGAAGGCGGAGCTTGCCGCCTTCACGGCAAAGAGCGGCGAAGGCAACGTCAAGGTCGCGATCGATCTTCGCCGTCAGATCGACCGGCTCGACGCCGATCTGAAAGAGGCAGACCAGAACATTCTCGCCGCCAAGGCGCAAGCCGACCGGTTGAAGGCGGCGAAGCTTGCGGGCGTGCTGGATGGCTCGCTCCCCTCCGATATGCTCTCGCCGGCGCTGCAGGACTGGCGCGACAAATATGCGGTCGCAAGGACGACGCTTGCGCAGCTTTCGGCCGAGCTCGGCCCGCGCCATCCGCGCCTGTTGCAGCAGCAGGCCGAAACGGAGGGTCTCAAGGAGAACATGGGAAGGGAGCTTGCCCGGCTTACCCAACTCGCCAATGCCGCTGCCAAAGCTGCGGTCGATGCGCGCAAGAGCCTGAACGACCGTCGCAACACGCTGATCGCCCAGAGCCGCGATACCGGCGTCGATCTGTCACGGTTGATCGAGCTACGCGAGAAGGCGAGTGCAGCGCGCTCGCGGCTGGAGGACGCTGGGCCCGCATCGGGGGCAGCCGACGGTGGTGATATGACCGTGCTGAAGCCGCCGCTGGCGTCGACCGTATCGGCAACGAATAGTCTGACCGGCCGCGCGCTGGCCGGAGCCGCCGCAGGCTTGGCAATTGGTCTTGCCCTGGCTTTCCTGCTGTCCTTGCGCAAAGCCGTTGCTGTTCCCGCATCGGAAATGCCCGTGCCACCGTCCGTCCCGTCTCCGCCACCGTCGCCCGTGCCGGCGGCGGTCGATGAGATCGAAGTGCTGCGCTCCGAGATCTCAGGCCTGCGGGACCGGCTTAGGTTTCATGTAATGGAAACGCGGCAGCCGCTGCGTTGA
- the folD gene encoding bifunctional methylenetetrahydrofolate dehydrogenase/methenyltetrahydrofolate cyclohydrolase FolD produces the protein MTTVIDGKNVAASVIQTVKSATAALEKMSGVTTGLAVIIVGDDPASHAYVGSKSRMAKECGFKSVQHTLPVETKQEELASLVATLNADPSIHGILVQLPLPKPLDSEPIIQSILPEKDVDGLSVVNAGKLATGDLKTGLVSCTPAGAMVFVRRTHGEDLSGLNAVVIGRSNLFGKPMAQLLLNANATVTIAHSRTKNLAEVCRNADILVAAVGRPEMVRADWVKPGATVIDVGINRVPAPDKGEGKTRLVGDVAFAEVSTVSGTITPVPGGVGPMTIAMLMANTVIAAHRAAGQTPPQF, from the coding sequence GTGACGACAGTAATCGACGGCAAGAACGTAGCTGCATCCGTAATTCAGACGGTCAAGAGTGCGACGGCGGCGCTGGAAAAGATGAGCGGCGTCACCACCGGCCTTGCCGTCATCATTGTCGGCGACGATCCGGCAAGCCACGCCTATGTGGGCTCCAAGAGCCGCATGGCCAAGGAATGCGGTTTCAAGTCCGTCCAGCACACGCTGCCTGTCGAGACGAAACAGGAGGAACTGGCAAGCCTCGTCGCCACCCTCAACGCCGATCCTTCGATCCACGGCATCCTCGTGCAATTGCCTTTGCCGAAGCCGCTCGACAGCGAGCCGATCATCCAGTCGATCCTGCCGGAAAAGGATGTCGACGGCCTGAGCGTCGTCAATGCCGGCAAGCTCGCCACCGGCGATCTGAAGACCGGTCTGGTCTCCTGTACGCCGGCCGGCGCCATGGTCTTCGTCCGCCGCACCCACGGCGAGGATCTCTCCGGCCTCAACGCCGTGGTCATCGGCCGCTCCAACCTGTTCGGCAAGCCCATGGCGCAATTGCTGCTCAACGCCAATGCGACGGTGACGATCGCCCATTCGAGAACCAAGAATCTCGCCGAGGTCTGCCGCAACGCCGACATTCTGGTGGCCGCCGTCGGCCGGCCGGAGATGGTCAGGGCTGATTGGGTCAAGCCCGGCGCGACGGTGATCGATGTCGGCATCAACCGCGTGCCGGCTCCCGACAAGGGCGAGGGCAAGACCCGGCTCGTCGGCGACGTCGCCTTTGCCGAGGTCTCCACCGTCTCCGGCACCATCACGCCGGTTCCAGGCGGCGTCGGGCCGATGACCATCGCCATGCTGATGGCCAACACCGTCATCGCCGCTCATCGCGCCGCGGGGCAGACGCCGCCGCAGTTCTGA
- a CDS encoding TRAP transporter substrate-binding protein has protein sequence MSKKAVSRRELLGASTLVGVTAVGALAAPAVLAQAPTVIKMQTSWPASDIWMDFARLYVERVERMSGGRLKFELMPAGTVVGAFQVLDGVNDGVIDAAHTVPVYWYGKHKAASLFGTGPVFGGSATTMLGWFHQGGGKDLYRELTQDIMGLNIYGFYGFPMPAQPFGWFKNPVATVNDINGLKYRTVGLAADLMQNMGMSVAQLPGGEIVPAMERGVIDAFEFNNPSSDIRFGSQDVAKNYMLSSYHQASESFEFLFNKDVFDDLPADLQAILEYGVEAASTAITASAMDNYSSDLQKLQAEHGVTVHRTPKEILDAQLKAWDAIIPTLEADAFMKKVLDSQRQWVERVVYYELMNSADLALAYEHYFPGKLNLGK, from the coding sequence ATGAGCAAAAAGGCAGTATCGCGTCGAGAGTTGCTGGGAGCATCTACGCTTGTTGGAGTAACCGCAGTTGGGGCTCTTGCCGCCCCGGCGGTGCTGGCCCAGGCACCCACCGTCATTAAAATGCAAACATCCTGGCCAGCGTCGGACATCTGGATGGATTTTGCCCGCCTGTACGTCGAACGGGTCGAACGAATGTCCGGCGGACGCCTGAAGTTCGAACTAATGCCTGCCGGTACGGTCGTCGGCGCGTTTCAGGTGCTCGACGGCGTCAACGACGGCGTGATCGACGCAGCCCACACCGTTCCCGTCTATTGGTACGGAAAGCACAAGGCAGCTTCCCTCTTCGGTACCGGGCCGGTATTCGGCGGCAGCGCAACCACCATGCTTGGATGGTTCCATCAAGGCGGCGGCAAGGATCTCTACCGAGAACTCACCCAGGACATCATGGGGCTGAACATTTATGGCTTCTATGGCTTCCCGATGCCCGCGCAGCCGTTCGGCTGGTTCAAGAACCCGGTCGCGACCGTGAACGACATCAACGGCCTCAAATATCGGACGGTCGGGCTCGCCGCCGATCTCATGCAGAATATGGGCATGAGCGTCGCTCAACTTCCGGGCGGCGAGATCGTGCCGGCAATGGAGCGAGGTGTCATCGACGCCTTCGAGTTCAACAATCCCTCCTCTGACATACGGTTTGGTTCGCAGGATGTCGCCAAGAACTACATGCTGTCGTCCTACCATCAAGCGAGCGAATCTTTCGAGTTCCTCTTCAACAAGGATGTGTTTGACGACCTTCCCGCCGATCTGCAGGCGATCCTGGAATATGGCGTGGAGGCCGCAAGCACGGCGATTACAGCGTCCGCGATGGACAACTATTCAAGCGACCTTCAAAAACTCCAGGCCGAACATGGCGTGACCGTGCACCGCACTCCAAAGGAAATCCTGGATGCGCAACTGAAGGCCTGGGATGCGATCATCCCGACGCTTGAAGCGGATGCATTCATGAAGAAGGTGCTCGACAGTCAGCGGCAGTGGGTGGAGAGGGTCGTGTACTACGAATTGATGAACTCCGCCGATCTCGCACTCGCCTATGAGCACTATTTCCCTGGAAAATTGAACCTCGGAAAATAG
- a CDS encoding TRAP transporter small permease subunit — MLRYIAFADDLSAWFGKVFAWGILIMAFGVGYEVVARYLFRAPTPWAFDLSYMLYGAIFMMAGAYTLSRDGHVRGDFIYRLWKPRMQARLELVLYFIFFFPGITALVFSGWKYAARSWRYLEVSSNSPAGVPIFEFKAVIVAAGILLFLQGVAQVFRCILCIRTGEWPKQAEDVEELEKVLLETKSLDVLKSEDEGFLPSRELDAGREPRDRDAQ, encoded by the coding sequence ATGCTCCGTTACATTGCATTCGCCGACGATTTGTCGGCGTGGTTCGGCAAGGTGTTCGCGTGGGGGATACTCATCATGGCCTTCGGCGTCGGCTATGAGGTTGTTGCACGCTACCTCTTTCGCGCGCCGACCCCCTGGGCCTTCGATCTGAGCTACATGCTCTATGGAGCGATCTTCATGATGGCGGGAGCGTATACCCTCTCGCGTGATGGCCATGTGCGCGGCGACTTCATCTACCGGCTCTGGAAACCGCGGATGCAGGCCAGGCTGGAACTGGTGTTGTACTTCATCTTTTTCTTTCCCGGTATAACCGCGCTTGTGTTCTCGGGCTGGAAATATGCCGCACGCAGTTGGCGCTATCTGGAGGTCAGTTCCAACAGTCCCGCCGGTGTGCCGATCTTCGAGTTCAAGGCCGTGATCGTCGCCGCCGGCATTCTCCTGTTCCTGCAGGGCGTGGCGCAAGTCTTCCGCTGCATTCTCTGCATAAGGACGGGCGAATGGCCGAAGCAGGCCGAAGATGTCGAAGAACTGGAAAAGGTACTACTGGAAACAAAAAGCCTGGACGTGCTCAAGTCCGAGGACGAGGGTTTCCTTCCGTCGCGGGAACTTGACGCTGGACGTGAACCACGGGATCGGGACGCTCAATGA
- a CDS encoding TRAP transporter large permease: MTDAHIAVGMLLILILAIFLGFPVAFTLMALGVGFGYYAYFDAGRMWRGYDRALESGGDAFTLAETWIGGFFNNRIFDLFVNQTYSVIQNDVLTAIPLFLFMGYIVERANIVDRLFTTLFSVTRQVPGSMAVAALATCTLFATATGIVGAVVTLMGLLALPAMLKAKYDVRYATGVICAGGTLGILIPPSILLIVYAATSGISVVRMYAAALLPGLALAGLYLIYVVVRAILQPQLAPRPTKEDVGEHTPVQLAWMMLTSFAPLAFLILAVLGAILFGLATPSEAAAIGALGGLALAAAYRALTWQRLKESVYLTARTTAMVCWLFVGSATFASVFAYLGGQQFISDFVTGLDMSPLMFLILAQIIIFLLGWPLEWTEIIVIFIPIFIPLLPHFGIDPLFFGILVAINLQTAFLSPPMAMSAYYLKGVSPPHVKLTDIFRGMMPYMLIVILCMVIIYLFPSIVYMLPNLLYGGQR; this comes from the coding sequence ATGACGGATGCACATATCGCCGTCGGGATGCTCCTCATCCTGATCCTCGCCATCTTCCTCGGCTTTCCGGTGGCGTTCACCTTGATGGCTCTGGGTGTCGGCTTCGGATACTATGCCTATTTCGATGCCGGCCGGATGTGGCGCGGCTATGACCGCGCGCTCGAATCCGGCGGCGATGCCTTTACACTGGCGGAGACCTGGATCGGCGGTTTCTTCAACAACCGGATCTTCGATCTGTTCGTCAACCAGACCTACTCGGTCATCCAGAACGACGTGCTGACGGCTATCCCGCTGTTCCTGTTCATGGGCTACATCGTCGAGCGAGCCAACATCGTCGATCGGCTGTTCACGACGCTATTCAGCGTCACGCGCCAGGTGCCCGGCTCGATGGCGGTCGCGGCCCTGGCCACCTGCACACTCTTTGCCACGGCAACCGGCATCGTCGGGGCCGTGGTGACGTTGATGGGACTGCTCGCCCTACCAGCGATGCTGAAGGCAAAATATGACGTGCGCTACGCGACGGGCGTGATCTGCGCGGGCGGCACGCTCGGGATCCTGATCCCGCCTTCCATCCTGCTGATCGTCTATGCGGCCACCTCCGGGATCTCGGTCGTCCGAATGTACGCGGCGGCGCTCCTGCCCGGCCTCGCCCTGGCCGGGCTTTATCTCATCTATGTCGTGGTGCGAGCAATCCTGCAGCCGCAACTGGCGCCGCGGCCAACGAAAGAAGATGTGGGCGAGCACACGCCGGTCCAACTCGCCTGGATGATGCTTACATCCTTCGCGCCGCTCGCCTTTCTGATTCTTGCGGTGCTGGGTGCCATTCTCTTTGGCCTGGCGACGCCGTCGGAAGCCGCCGCAATCGGCGCATTGGGGGGACTGGCGCTTGCTGCGGCCTATCGGGCGCTGACCTGGCAGCGACTGAAGGAGTCGGTGTATCTGACGGCGCGAACGACCGCGATGGTCTGCTGGTTGTTCGTCGGTTCGGCGACCTTCGCATCGGTATTCGCCTATCTCGGCGGCCAACAGTTCATCAGTGACTTCGTGACCGGCCTGGACATGTCGCCGCTGATGTTCCTGATCCTGGCCCAGATCATCATCTTCCTTCTCGGCTGGCCTCTGGAATGGACTGAAATCATCGTCATCTTCATCCCGATCTTCATTCCGCTGCTGCCGCATTTCGGGATCGATCCGCTGTTCTTCGGTATCCTCGTGGCAATCAACCTGCAGACGGCCTTCCTATCACCACCCATGGCGATGTCGGCATACTACTTGAAGGGCGTCTCGCCTCCGCATGTCAAACTGACCGACATCTTCCGCGGCATGATGCCCTATATGTTGATCGTCATTCTCTGCATGGTGATCATCTATCTGTTCCCGAGCATCGTCTACATGCTGCCGAATTTGCTCTATGGAGGACAGAGATGA
- a CDS encoding LacI family DNA-binding transcriptional regulator, with the protein MNLKQLSEMLGLSQTTVSRALNGYPEVNEATRERVLQAVKETGYRPNKAAQRLATGKAGSIGLVMPTAPGHQSDVHFGEFLAGLGEEAVRHDFHFVIMPSDPDDEVAALRRLAISGNVDALFIAYMRAHDPRLAMLKSLSMPYVVHGRSFGAEPDYPYLDIDNEGAFYDATRLLLQLGHTRFALMNGPMHLDFAIRRRNGVISALAERGLTLEEHCMNHALMTDEQGLLAMERFLQLPERPTAILCSSTVMALGAIRAVNQAGLRLGDDISLIAHDDVLPLLKPENFSVPLTTTRSSLRSAGVRIAQRLIGTVKQGGPFPDQELWKTELIVRASTGPAPQT; encoded by the coding sequence GTGAATCTCAAACAGCTATCGGAAATGCTTGGGCTTTCGCAGACGACGGTGAGCCGGGCGCTGAACGGCTATCCCGAGGTCAATGAAGCGACTCGGGAGCGCGTGCTTCAGGCCGTCAAGGAAACCGGATACCGGCCGAACAAGGCTGCCCAGCGGCTCGCAACCGGCAAGGCAGGCTCGATCGGCCTCGTCATGCCGACGGCGCCGGGCCACCAATCCGACGTCCATTTCGGCGAATTTCTGGCTGGGCTCGGCGAGGAGGCCGTGCGCCATGATTTCCATTTCGTCATCATGCCGTCCGACCCGGATGATGAGGTAGCGGCGCTCCGGCGGCTTGCGATCAGCGGCAATGTCGACGCGCTGTTCATTGCCTATATGCGCGCTCACGACCCGCGGCTCGCCATGCTGAAATCGCTCTCCATGCCCTATGTCGTGCACGGCCGCTCCTTCGGCGCGGAGCCGGATTATCCCTATCTCGACATTGATAACGAAGGGGCTTTCTACGACGCGACGCGGCTCTTGCTGCAGCTCGGCCATACGCGCTTTGCCTTGATGAACGGTCCAATGCATCTCGATTTCGCCATCCGCAGAAGGAACGGCGTCATCTCAGCCCTTGCCGAACGCGGCCTCACGCTCGAGGAGCATTGCATGAACCACGCGCTGATGACGGACGAACAGGGCCTGCTGGCGATGGAAAGGTTCCTGCAGCTTCCGGAGCGGCCGACGGCGATCCTCTGCTCCAGCACGGTGATGGCGCTCGGGGCAATCCGCGCGGTCAACCAGGCGGGATTGCGGCTCGGCGACGACATTTCGCTGATCGCCCATGACGACGTGCTGCCGCTATTGAAGCCGGAAAACTTCTCGGTGCCGCTGACGACGACACGCTCCTCGCTGCGGTCGGCAGGCGTCCGCATCGCGCAGCGGCTGATCGGCACAGTGAAACAGGGCGGCCCCTTCCCCGACCAGGAGCTGTGGAAAACCGAACTGATCGTCAGGGCCTCGACCGGCCCTGCCCCGCAGACATAG
- a CDS encoding ABC transporter substrate-binding protein → MKKSFLMGVAVAALFAGAASAADLKFAPGQDSKFNWKSYDEFKAAHADLKGQPLTIFGPWRGEDEAFFMSVLAYFTEATGVDAKYSSSENYEQQIVIDTQAGSPPNIAILPQPGLLADLASKGFLTPLGDDNSKWIKDNYGAGDSWVGYGTYKGKDGKEAFYSFPYKADVKSLVWYVPENFEEAGYKIPTTMEELHALTDQIVKDGGVPWCIGLGSGGATGWPATDWVEDIMLRMQPPEAYDKWTTNELKFTDPAVVAAIDEFGKFAKNEKYVDGGVAAVASTDFRDSPKGLFAVPPKCYMHHQASFIPSFFPEGTKLGQDADFFYMPTYASKPELGKPVLGAGTLVSIAKDSKAARAFIDFLKTPIAHEVWMAQSSFLTPYKSVSTEAYANPQMKKEGEILTSATTFRFDGSDLMPGKIGAGAFWTGMVDFVGGKSAEEAAGEIQSAWDGIK, encoded by the coding sequence ATGAAAAAGTCATTTTTGATGGGCGTTGCCGTTGCGGCGCTCTTTGCTGGAGCTGCGTCCGCGGCCGATCTGAAATTTGCCCCTGGACAGGATTCCAAATTCAACTGGAAGAGCTATGACGAGTTCAAGGCCGCGCATGCCGATCTGAAGGGGCAGCCGCTGACGATCTTCGGGCCGTGGCGCGGAGAGGATGAGGCGTTCTTCATGAGCGTTCTCGCCTATTTCACCGAAGCGACCGGGGTCGACGCAAAGTACTCTTCTTCCGAAAACTACGAACAGCAGATCGTCATCGACACGCAGGCGGGCTCGCCGCCGAACATCGCCATTCTGCCGCAGCCGGGCCTTCTGGCCGATCTCGCCAGCAAGGGCTTTCTGACGCCGCTCGGTGACGACAATTCCAAATGGATCAAGGACAATTACGGCGCAGGCGACAGCTGGGTCGGTTACGGCACCTACAAGGGCAAGGATGGCAAGGAAGCTTTCTATTCCTTCCCTTACAAGGCCGACGTCAAGTCGCTCGTCTGGTACGTTCCGGAGAATTTCGAGGAAGCCGGCTATAAGATTCCGACGACCATGGAAGAGCTGCATGCCCTGACCGACCAGATCGTCAAGGACGGCGGCGTTCCCTGGTGCATCGGTCTTGGCTCCGGCGGCGCCACCGGCTGGCCGGCGACCGATTGGGTCGAGGACATCATGCTGCGCATGCAGCCGCCCGAAGCCTATGACAAGTGGACGACCAACGAGCTGAAGTTCACCGATCCGGCCGTCGTTGCCGCGATCGACGAGTTCGGCAAGTTCGCCAAGAACGAGAAATATGTCGATGGCGGCGTGGCTGCCGTGGCTTCGACCGATTTCCGCGACAGCCCGAAGGGCCTCTTCGCCGTTCCGCCGAAGTGCTACATGCACCATCAGGCCTCGTTCATTCCGTCCTTCTTCCCTGAGGGCACGAAACTCGGCCAGGATGCCGACTTCTTCTACATGCCGACCTATGCCTCGAAACCGGAACTCGGCAAGCCGGTTCTCGGCGCCGGCACGCTCGTCTCGATCGCCAAGGATTCGAAGGCGGCTCGTGCCTTCATCGACTTCCTGAAGACCCCGATCGCGCACGAGGTATGGATGGCGCAATCGAGTTTCCTCACGCCATACAAGAGCGTCAGCACCGAGGCTTACGCCAATCCGCAGATGAAGAAGGAAGGCGAGATCCTGACTTCCGCCACTACCTTCCGCTTTGACGGTTCCGACCTGATGCCGGGCAAGATCGGCGCCGGCGCCTTCTGGACGGGCATGGTCGATTTCGTCGGCGGCAAGTCCGCCGAAGAGGCGGCCGGCGAAATCCAGAGCGCCTGGGACGGCATCAAGTAA